Part of the Leptospira langatensis genome is shown below.
CGAATTATATTCTGTACGGAGAGGAATTCATCGTACAATTCTTCGATTTCCAGAAGAAGCTTTTGACCAAATCCTTGGAGTCCCATACTGGACCTTGGTTCTATCATTTTATTGTAATGTTCATCGGATTTTTCCCTTGGACGGTCCTGCTCTTTGTCGTGGCTAAGAATTGGAAGCTATTTACAGATCCTAAGATCTCCCGATTCTCCCGTTATTTACTTCTCTGGCTTGGACTCGTACTTGCGATCTTCTCCGTAGTGCAAACAAAGCTCCCTCATTATTCTTCCTCTATGTATTTTGCTCTTTCCTTCTTTGCCTCCTATTTGATCGCAGAGAAAGAAGAAGTCTTCAAAGCAAAATGGATTTCCTTTAGCTTTTTAGGGCTCGGACTCATTGTAGGACTTTTATTTGCCTTCTTGCCGAACCTGTTGGAATTATCTTCTTCTCTGACCGGAGTAGGAAAGGAAGCCTTGCCTCAGTTTACCGGGATCGATTCTTTGCCGGGTATTCTTTTATGTATAGGGGTCATTTTGGGAGCGGTAGGACTTTGGTTTTCGAGCAATGGAACGGGGGAAGGATGGTATTTCTTCCTGATTTCCACCTGGGCGGGAATGATGCTATTTGTCGGAACTCTTTCTTCTACCTTAGCACCCAAGATCATTTCCTTTTTACAAGACGGGAATTTGCGCCTTTACGATCGGGCGGAGAAGTCCGGAAATCCGGTTATCTTCTATAAGTATCTTTCCTTCTATCCAATGTTCTATAGAGAACAAAAAATCCACATTGTAGGAAGTTACAAATTCAAGGATGAGTCGGATCTTTTCGAATCGGATCAGAGTCTGACAATCATCTGCAATCGGAATAGCGTTCTGGAATTGATGCTGACCTATCCAAAGAGAGAGTTTAAGGAAGTATCTGCCGAGAACGGACTCGTTCTACTGACTTCTTCTTTGAAATAAGAAATTCAATTCAGAGAAGAAGAAGCGATCCGAGAATCGACTTCTTCTTCTCTAAGAAATCTTTCACGGAATTTAGATTCCGTTTTTGAAATTGCGGATCGGAGTTGTCAGGTCCGCGATTCTATGATTTAACGGCGAGCGGATTTGCCCACGGGCCTCTCCCCATCACCCAAACTGCGGGTGGGGGACGCCGAATTTTGGGAGCGGAACGGAAATTCCATTCCGAACTTCAATAAAGCCAATTCAAAATTCGTTCTTTGGATCTTAGAAACCGTATGAAGCACGAGCCCGATCGCGATCTGGATCCAAGAGAAGAGCATAAGCCCCGTTGCCAAGATCGCCAACGGAACATGGTAAACATACTTGTATCGAATATAATCTAGGATTGCCGGAAATCCTGCGACCAAGGAAAAGACTCCGGAAATAAAAGAAAAGAATCCGAAGAAATGCATCGGCTTATAATCCTTAAAGATCCAAAGGATATTATTCACGACTCTGTACCCGTCTCGGATCGTATTCAGTTTTGAGAAGCTTCCTTCTGGCCTATCCTTATATTGGATCGGGACTTCCTTCATAGCGAACCTCTTGTCCAAAGCGTGCAAGGTCATCTCGATCTCTAATTCAAATCCGGTCGCGAGAATAGGGTAATTCTTCACAAATCGGCGAGAAAATACTCTATAGCCGCTCATCGCATCCTTCAGCTGTACTCCGAATAGGAAGTTGATCAGATTGATCACTAGATGATTTCCGAAGGAATGAAACGGCCTCTTATTTTCCTTTCCGTAGACTCCTTGGCTCAGACGATCTCCTACGACAAGATCCAGGCCTTCTTCTTGTAAGAGTGAGGCAAGCTTGTGTACTTCTTCCGCAGGATAGGTCATATCTGCATCGGTAAGGATATAGATATCTGCATCCGCCTGAGTAAACGCCTTTCTGACTGCGTTCGCCTTTCCTTGGCGAGGCTCGAATAGTACATTCCCTAGAATTTTATTTTTCTTTAATGTATCGACCGCTATGTCACGGGTCTTGTCGGAGGAATTATTATCTACGACCCAGTATTCCGCCTTGGGAAGCTCTTTGAAAAAAGCAAGAATTGTATCCCGGATCGTCAACTCTTCGTTGTAAGCGGGTATTATGATAGCGATCCTTTGTTCCTTCATCTTTTATCCTTTAAGGTCTTCAATTAGTGCTGGACAATTCATTCAAAACGGATTTCGATCTGAAAAAATTTATTACATGAAAGTGAAAATTCTAAAAAAGATCGTTATTTTCTTTTCCATCATTCTCATTTCGGTAGCCGCCTTTAACTTGTGGACAAGTCTGCAATTTCGAGTGCTCCACAAAGGCCAGCCACACCAGACAGGAATAAAAAATCCTTACGAAAAAACTACAAAAATTAAATGGGCCAAGACCGCAATCCATCTGCATACGAATGAGATCTGGTATACTCCTCTTAGGAATTCGTCGGAAGAGATCCTGGAGATCTACCGAAACTTTGGCTACAAGATCTTGGCATTTACGGATTATGGGAAGATTACTAAACCGAATTCTTCCGATCCGGTCCTGATCTCAGGCTATGAATGGGGAAGGAATCTTAAAAAGCGGCATCTTACGATACTTGGTCCGGAGAAGGTCGAATCCGATTTTTTCCCGCTCTATTCCTCTCTAGATAATATCCAATGGGAAATCAATGTTCAAAAAGAGAAAGGCTCATTTGTAGTAGTCAACCATCCCACACTCTATAACGGATTTACCCTTTCCGAATTGGAAAGATTATCCGGTTATGATGCTATAGAGGTTCTTTCTCCTTATGGGGACATTTTCAAATATTGGGATGAATTATTGAGCCAGGGAATTCATTCTTTCTGTATGTCCGGGGACGACCTACATTATCTTCCTAAGGCAGAATACGTCAAGATAACGAGTAAGACTCATGGTCTAAGGGAAAAACTCACTCTTCTATTTGCGGAGAAGGGAGAGGCTCTTACCAGATACATCCTCTTAAACACGGACTCTTATGAGCAAGACGATATACTGAAAGCTCTTAAATCAGGGAATTATGCCTGCGTTCGTAAACTAAAGAGAAACCTGGATGATCCCAAGTTGAAATCATTCTACTTAAAGAACGGGAATGAAGTTCATTTTGAATTCGAGGACACTCCTTTCTTTGTAGAGTTTATAGGAGTGGATGGCCAAGTCCTTCATAGTTTAGTGAATCAAAAGGCCGGGTTTTATAAGGCCAAGCCGAAGGATTTCTATGTACGGATCCAAGCCTTACTCCCGACGGGAACAGTCTTTAGTAATCCATTCTATGTGAATTCAAACGAATAGTATCTTCTTTTAAGTAGTTCTTCTTTCATTGAAGATGTCAGTCAATGATGTGGCACTTCGTGCATTCTATCTGTTACAAGATTGATGAATTCGAGATAGTTTCGTAGATAAGTTGTAACATACGATTCTAGGAATTCTAGTTTTCCGTACCACACTTGTGCCAAACTTGGCTGAGAATGAAAAAGCGGATTTTCCTGCTTCTACTTGCTGCCATTTTAGGGGTTCTTCTATTAGAGAATCTTTTCGCCTGGCTCTATTTAAGAGCGAATCCGACCTCTACTCAAACTCAGATCCAATGGGAGAAGTTTGAAGATCCCTACAAACGCAAGACCTCTCTTTCTTGGCAGAAGGCAGCCATTCATTTGCATACGGATCAGATCTGGTTTACTCCCGGCAGGAATTCTCCGGAAGAGATCGAAACAGTCTATGCCGCAAACGGATACAAAATACTAGGTTTCACGGATTACGAAAAGATCACTCTTCCTCCAAGGCTTTCCTCCGTTCGAGGGTACGAGTGGGGAAGGAATTTAATCAAAAGGCATATGACGGTTCTTGGAACGGAAGAAGTAGATCAAGATCCTTTTCCTCTTTATGCCGGCATTGAGAATATACAGTGGGCAATCAATAAGATCAGTTCACAGGACGGATTCGTAGTTATCAACCACCCATTCCTGAACAATACCTTCCCCTTGAAAATATTAACAGAATTAAGAAATTATAATGCTTTAGAAGTATTCAGTCCCTTCGGGGACATTCCCAAGCAATGGGATAAATTGCTGAGCAATCAAGTCCCTTCTTTTTGTATGGCCGCCGACGACCTGCATTATCTTCCTAGAGAGGAATATGTTCGCATCAAATCTTCGGGGGTCTCGAACTGGAGAGATCTCAGTTCCGAGATCTATAGACAAGATGGGGAGTCCCTGATGAGATATCTTCTGATTAATACGGACAGCTTGGAAGAAAAGGAGATCCTAAAGTCCTTACAGGAAGGGAATTATCTCTGCGTTCGCAAAATGGAAAGGACTCTGGAAGATCCAAAATTGGGTCCGATCGGAAAAAGAGGAGAAGAAGTCTTTTTTGAGTTCCAGGACACACCGATCACCGTGGACTTCATCGGCCAAAATTCCGAAGTTCTGGCTCATACTTCCTATTCCAAGAAAGGATCGTATACATTGCGCCCCACAGATCCTTACGTGAGAATACAAGCTGTCTTTCCAACGGCAATCATTCTGAGTAATCCATTCTTCTCTAAGAAATAGGGAAGGGAGGAGCGTTCGCATTACAAAAACCTTTTTTTCTTGACATTTCCGTACTTGCTGCAGTCAGATAGAGGAAGGTCATGGATTCCCATTCCAAAAAAACGATAGGATTTGTATTAGCACTCGGCTTCGCATTGCAGGTGGCTTGTAGTTCTATCGCGAGCCTGACCGGTTCCTGCCCGGTTACCATGGAGTCCGCAATTTCCGTTCAGACGGAAAAACTTCCTCCCTGCCATAAAACCTCCGAAAAATCGGATGAAAAGAATTCTTCCGATCCTCAAAAGGATTGCTGCGGCAAGGACGCACCCGTTTCCGTTTCTGTAAACGATTCCTGGCAGTCTGTAGACGCGCAGAAATTAAAGATCGAAAAGATAGTCCTACACTCATTCTTGCCTCAGACAAGTGTGAGTCTTTCCTTTAGGGAAAGTGTTGTTCCGAAATCCCGGCAGATCCGCAATATTTCCAGACCCCAAGCCTTAAGTTTGCTTCAAACATTTCTAATTTAAGATCTACTCATTCTTCTTTCTATTTTTGATCGGAGGACGTATGAGTCGTACCCTTATTATAATATTATTATTCAATTATGGATTCGCTTCCAGGATCCTTTTAGCCGAGCCCAAGGGATTAGAGAATATCCTAGAGATCCTGGCATCTGAGCATCCCGAATCCAAATCACTTGCAGGAATTTCCCAAGCACACAAAGCGCATACGGAAGCTTCCGGGATCTTACCCGATCCTAAGATCGGTTTTGCCTATCGGAATTATCCCACTCGAAACGGATACTCACTCGGCGGGAACAAAGGACTGGACACTCCCACTATGACAGGAATGGAGTTCTCCATTTCCCAAGAATTCCCGTTTCCAGGAAAACTGAGCACCGAAAATCGGATCTCCCAGATCATGCAGAATGAGGCGAATTTCGGCTATCTCGCTGGAGTGAACAGAATGCTAGGAGATTTCTTTAGCCTTTTGAACCGTTACCAATCTTCCGGAAAGAAGAAGGCTTTAAACGATAGGATCCTAGTTCTTTCGAATGCGCAGAAGAATATCAGTGAATCTTCTTACTCCTCCGGTGGAAGCAATCTGACCGGAGTATTAAAGGCGAGCGTTGCTAAAACTGAAGCACTGGAGAAGGATACCGAATATTCCACTTCTATCAAGGATCTCCATTCCCAGTTAGAATATTTTCAGATCTCCCAAAAATTGAATTTCTCCGATTTTGAGAATCTGGAGCTAAACTCTTTTTTAGAAAAACGGAATGAAGAGATCCTAAGTTTACTACAAGGAGAAAACAATCTTGTAGAGACCACTCCCGAATACAAAACGGTAGCTTCCGAAGAGAAGAGGCTAAAAGAACAGGCAAAGTTGACCAAATACTCTCTCGCTCCTCAAACGGAAGTGTTTTTCTCTTACATGAAAAGAAGGTCCCAAACCTTTACGCAAGACCAAGGACCCTTGAATTACGGGCTTAT
Proteins encoded:
- a CDS encoding ArnT family glycosyltransferase, whose translation is MRNLFFPLLILVYLLFLLFGLGSFPLIDWDENIYGAASKGMWESGEFFRIQVNGQIFSEKPPFYFWLANAFYGVFGLNEFSTRLPSVLSGLLSFFILVRLGTSLHSRFFGYAWAFLYSASLLPLLLSRTAYIDHLFNTLILLSVVSLYYYEENEKEAFKDRIRWIFSAAFFGGMAVLTKGPLGLGIPLIIFAANRILERRWKLKFFDFVLFGFVSLLVLSFYYLTNYILYGEEFIVQFFDFQKKLLTKSLESHTGPWFYHFIVMFIGFFPWTVLLFVVAKNWKLFTDPKISRFSRYLLLWLGLVLAIFSVVQTKLPHYSSSMYFALSFFASYLIAEKEEVFKAKWISFSFLGLGLIVGLLFAFLPNLLELSSSLTGVGKEALPQFTGIDSLPGILLCIGVILGAVGLWFSSNGTGEGWYFFLISTWAGMMLFVGTLSSTLAPKIISFLQDGNLRLYDRAEKSGNPVIFYKYLSFYPMFYREQKIHIVGSYKFKDESDLFESDQSLTIICNRNSVLELMLTYPKREFKEVSAENGLVLLTSSLK
- a CDS encoding glycosyltransferase family 2 protein, whose amino-acid sequence is MKEQRIAIIIPAYNEELTIRDTILAFFKELPKAEYWVVDNNSSDKTRDIAVDTLKKNKILGNVLFEPRQGKANAVRKAFTQADADIYILTDADMTYPAEEVHKLASLLQEEGLDLVVGDRLSQGVYGKENKRPFHSFGNHLVINLINFLFGVQLKDAMSGYRVFSRRFVKNYPILATGFELEIEMTLHALDKRFAMKEVPIQYKDRPEGSFSKLNTIRDGYRVVNNILWIFKDYKPMHFFGFFSFISGVFSLVAGFPAILDYIRYKYVYHVPLAILATGLMLFSWIQIAIGLVLHTVSKIQRTNFELALLKFGMEFPFRSQNSASPTRSLGDGERPVGKSARR
- a CDS encoding phosphoesterase, with amino-acid sequence MKVKILKKIVIFFSIILISVAAFNLWTSLQFRVLHKGQPHQTGIKNPYEKTTKIKWAKTAIHLHTNEIWYTPLRNSSEEILEIYRNFGYKILAFTDYGKITKPNSSDPVLISGYEWGRNLKKRHLTILGPEKVESDFFPLYSSLDNIQWEINVQKEKGSFVVVNHPTLYNGFTLSELERLSGYDAIEVLSPYGDIFKYWDELLSQGIHSFCMSGDDLHYLPKAEYVKITSKTHGLREKLTLLFAEKGEALTRYILLNTDSYEQDDILKALKSGNYACVRKLKRNLDDPKLKSFYLKNGNEVHFEFEDTPFFVEFIGVDGQVLHSLVNQKAGFYKAKPKDFYVRIQALLPTGTVFSNPFYVNSNE
- a CDS encoding phosphoesterase; amino-acid sequence: MKKRIFLLLLAAILGVLLLENLFAWLYLRANPTSTQTQIQWEKFEDPYKRKTSLSWQKAAIHLHTDQIWFTPGRNSPEEIETVYAANGYKILGFTDYEKITLPPRLSSVRGYEWGRNLIKRHMTVLGTEEVDQDPFPLYAGIENIQWAINKISSQDGFVVINHPFLNNTFPLKILTELRNYNALEVFSPFGDIPKQWDKLLSNQVPSFCMAADDLHYLPREEYVRIKSSGVSNWRDLSSEIYRQDGESLMRYLLINTDSLEEKEILKSLQEGNYLCVRKMERTLEDPKLGPIGKRGEEVFFEFQDTPITVDFIGQNSEVLAHTSYSKKGSYTLRPTDPYVRIQAVFPTAIILSNPFFSKK
- a CDS encoding TolC family protein, with the protein product MSRTLIIILLFNYGFASRILLAEPKGLENILEILASEHPESKSLAGISQAHKAHTEASGILPDPKIGFAYRNYPTRNGYSLGGNKGLDTPTMTGMEFSISQEFPFPGKLSTENRISQIMQNEANFGYLAGVNRMLGDFFSLLNRYQSSGKKKALNDRILVLSNAQKNISESSYSSGGSNLTGVLKASVAKTEALEKDTEYSTSIKDLHSQLEYFQISQKLNFSDFENLELNSFLEKRNEEILSLLQGENNLVETTPEYKTVASEEKRLKEQAKLTKYSLAPQTEVFFSYMKRRSQTFTQDQGPLNYGLMDVTEYRGDLFSLGVNMKVPVWSALKWNSITGETEHLAAVGKDSVEKTRAQMLTQLNRNLTLVQGLTNQIQLVEKRLIPELEKASRAGVYQYSSGKGNIQEPFLAQTEILNARIRLEDLKEKRNETIIGNLKLLSFIYKETKIPTHHHKQ